CCGGCTAGCGAAGATTTCCGCGACCACGGGCGTGTCCTGCAGTCCGAGTCGCTTCAGGATCTCCATCGTCTTCACGAAGTACACGTCGGCCGTGGCGCCGGCGCGGATCTCCTCATGCGTGGCGGACCACAGCCGCGCGGTCCCGTCGACCTGCAGGCGACGGACGTCTTCCAGCGAGCGAATCTCCGCGGTCACGCGCATCTCCCCATTTCGCTGAACGCTAGTCGCGGGCGACCGGCGGCAGGCCGGCCGCCGCCCGCAACCCCGCGATTTCCTCCTCGTCGAGCCACCGGAATGCGCCCGGCGGCAGGTCCCCCAACCGGAGCGGACCGATCGCCACGCGAACCAGCCGGCGCACCGGGTGCCCGATGGCCTCGCACATGCGGCGGATCTGGCGCTTCCGGCCCTCGCGCAGCTCGATCTCGAGCGCCGACTGCCCCGGACGGTCGAGATCCGGCCGGCGACGCACCACCGCGGGAGCCGTGCGGCGGCCATCGAGCACGATGCCCTCCGCGAGGCGTTTGAGGCCGCGCTCCGGCACCTCGCCGGCCACCCACACGTGGTATGTCTTCGGCACCTGGTGGCGCGGGTGCGTGAGCGCGAAGGCGAGGTCGCCGTCGTTCGTCAAGAGGATGAGCCCTTCGCTGTCGTAGTCCAGCCGGCCCACGGGGTACAGCCGCTCTTCGCTGGGCACGAGCTGCGTGACCGTGCGGCGCCGCTGCGGATCGCGGGCGGAGCTGATCACGCCCCGCGGCTTGTGGAGCATGGCCACGCGCAAGGGGGGCGGTGTGGGCCGGATGGGGCGCCCGTCCACCTCGACCTTGTCCCGCTCCCGGTCCACGCGCAGGCCCATCTCCCTCACGACGACGCCGTTCACGCGCACGCGCCCCGCGGCGATCATCCGCTCCGCCTGGCGGCGCGAGGCGACGCCGGCGCGCGCGAGAAACTTCTGCAACCGCTCCTCGGGCACGCCGCGTCAGTCATCCTCCGTCAGAAGGGCCACGAGCTCCACTTCCACGGCGGCGTTGAGCGGGAGTTCGTTGCAGGCCACGGCGGAGCGCGCGTGCCGGCCGGCCTCGCCGAAGATCTCACCGAGAAGCTCCGAGGCTCCGTTGACGACCTTCGGTTGATCGTTGAAGCCCGGCGCGCTGGCGACGAAGCCGACGACCTTGACGATGCGTTCGACGCGGTCGAGACTGCCGGCCACCGCCTGAACGGCGGCGAGCGCGTTGAGCGCGCAAATGCGCGCGGCCTGATACCCGTCCTCGACGGACAGGTCCGCTCCGAGTTTCCCCTGGTAGGCGAGCTTGCCGTCCACCATCGGCAGCTGGCCCGACGTGTACACGAAC
This sequence is a window from Clostridia bacterium. Protein-coding genes within it:
- a CDS encoding RidA family protein, with product FVYTSGQLPMVDGKLAYQGKLGADLSVEDGYQAARICALNALAAVQAVAGSLDRVERIVKVVGFVASAPGFNDQPKVVNGASELLGEIFGEAGRHARSAVACNELPLNAAVEVELVALLTEDD
- a CDS encoding rRNA pseudouridine synthase, which gives rise to MPEERLQKFLARAGVASRRQAERMIAAGRVRVNGVVVREMGLRVDRERDKVEVDGRPIRPTPPPLRVAMLHKPRGVISSARDPQRRRTVTQLVPSEERLYPVGRLDYDSEGLILLTNDGDLAFALTHPRHQVPKTYHVWVAGEVPERGLKRLAEGIVLDGRRTAPAVVRRRPDLDRPGQSALEIELREGRKRQIRRMCEAIGHPVRRLVRVAIGPLRLGDLPPGAFRWLDEEEIAGLRAAAGLPPVARD